Sequence from the Amaranthus tricolor cultivar Red isolate AtriRed21 chromosome 16, ASM2621246v1, whole genome shotgun sequence genome:
AAAGGCTCGACTCTGATAGAACATAGGAGTCGATAAACTCATTACTCAGAGAATCAACGATGCAACATTCAGCTGGTTCTAGGATTTTGTCGAGTTGATTTCTAGTGAAACATCGAAGGCCATCTCCAACACCGTTAGAATTGGAGATTTCGAGTCTTTTTTTGTAGCCTTCAAAGCCGATAGGGGAACTAAGCAAAGCCATCTTGTGGTACACAAGGAGAGGAAATGGACTATAGCTAAGAAAGTTGTAATgtgaaaaatttgagaatgtACAAACAATGAGGAATAGGGAAATATCTATATAGACTTCTACGAACTATCGTATAGAGAAATCAGGATGGCTTTCGAGCAAGCTGCTAAAGACCGAACAAAAATTTGGTTAGGATGAAAGAAACATAGATAAGTTGTACTCGATGAATGTTGTATCCgtctctttgaatttgctacacaacgtttttaaagttttagtttgatttgtgttatgtagcaaatttaaatgAACTGAGTAAAGAACTTACGTTAGAGTAAGCAGTAGATTTGAATTCCTAACACCACCGTAAGGTCGAACATCTTCAATTTCGTAACCTAAGGGAGCTTCATAAAAGGACATACTACTTGGCTTCTTTTTCCCACCTTTAGTCTCCATAGATCATTCGCCTAAATCGAAGTATGAGTGTAATATGAATCGATTATATAAGTAATGACGATCAAAGCCTTACGATATTTAAAGTTTTAGCATATCAACCAAGATAagttacttcttttgattcactATTATTGTTACCATTTGATTCATTTACGTTTATCGATGCTATTCAATCTAAAATAGTATTTCTATTTGTGGATAattgaaaaagttgatattaaaaattataatgcaaCCAAtcaataagatctcacttgattatgttaaaatttatagattaagattTAAATACAAATAAGGGGTGAAGGAAAATGGATAAATTGCATTTCCTTTGTTTAAAAACCAATTGAAGAAGGAATGAAAATGAGGAAATGGAATTGGGAAAAGAAAActttcaaaattttgacaaaacAAATCGTTCCAACTTGCGTTAGATTGAAGGAAAACGCATTAATAATTCCTCACTTTCTTTTCATTTCCTTgatataattattaacaaagaaATGTTATTTTCGAATGACCCTAATCAAAATATATTCAAGCAAAGAGaaataataatcagaattattatatatcatttagaaataattaaaattatatgataatCATGagttaatttgatgattaaaaacTTTCCGTTTCTCTTTTTTGATAATCAAAATTATATAATCCGAATTACAATGCAATAATCAACATCAATATATACCAGTAAAGGCTGAAATATTGATAAAAGAcggatattttttttaagaacaaCCCTTTTAGAGCTTCATCCAAACCCTACAAACTACACAATTTATAGAGATTAAAATATATGTTgtaaatattcaaaattaattaattacaatgCAAGAACAGGGCTGTTGATTTTTTTGAACCACGAACACCATCGAGCATAATAGGCCTGTtagtaagtgcaaaaaatgaGAATGGGGAGTTTTTCGGCAATGGGGGGGAGTGTCAACTAAGGATGGAATTTTTGGTGGATGGCTGGCGATGGGGATGCCAGAGAGGGTGGCTGGCGATGGGGAGGGAGGTAGGGTGGAATTTATGCATAATAAAGTGGTAACGTCAAGCTATATTGTCGTCTACAAAAGAGTAAACGTGTACAAGACGATAAAACCAAGCATCTTTTTTTCGTAAAACTACAATAACCAAAAAAACCAAGAATCAATAACCACAAAAATGGATTGCATGAGCAATCATACATGCCGAATGGCACTAATGTTTGTATACATTCACCCAAATGTACAATCACAATATGAAAGAATGAAAGAATCAATGTCTTTATCAACTCGTAGCATGTCTAGACATGAGGTGACCATCGCGTCTTTGTAAGGATTCCTTATCGGATTTAGTCGTTTGCCCATCAAGTTTGCCATGTTCCGCCTTTTGATGGGAATGATGCCTACGCATTGAAAAATTTTGTTGCAAGACAACTTCAACAGACTTGGTTACTTCACCATTTTGCTTCTCGACTCGGTTGCTATGCCGTGAACCACTCCTTTCTAATAGCTTTTTCTGCTTCCCTCTTGTAGTTATAGATTGACCCTCTTTTCCATGTGATTTCTCGTACTCAAACTTCAATTCTTCCAAACGCTTAGATATCTAAGCATCAAAAGTTTAATAGGCACAACCACACAAGTTATACAAATTTTCCCCTTTAGAAATACATATCAATCAATACTGAAATTCAATTCACTTGATTCTAACTGATTCAAATGATATTTACTGATTGAAACTGATTTTTACCAATTAAAACTGATATTTACTGATTAAAACTGCTTTTTACCAATTAAAACTGATATTTACTAATTGAAACTAATTGATGGGCATGATCTTAAAAGAAGTTACTATATCATATGAACTGTCAAGGGTTTGGACTGAGCCTAAAGAAACGGAAAAGATCTACGTTCAACCTTCTTTACTTTGTCGGTTTAAAATCCCATGACAAGTAGCCATCTAAATGTAGCCCGTCAAAATATTAGAATTAAAAGAAACTACATAATAAGAAAGAACTAATGAACTGCGTAAAGATTGAGCGGCAAACCTTAATTGAGTATGCCAATGGTAACAATGTATCAGGATCCATGACTTCTTCAGGAAAATTACGCAATGCATGTATGAGTTTCTCAAAAGGTAACGTCACCTAATTCACCAAATAATTAAACAATCGTAAGCAACCAAGTACTCATAATACTAAGGTtaagagaaagaaaatgaagTAGAAAAGAACCATATCATCGTGACAACTCTTCAAAAGGGCCAATCCGACTCTGAAGACAACTTTCATACCCTGCGCAAGAAATAACATGATCATGTCTCTAAAAACTCCGACACATTATGGTATGTTCTACTCCCTGCATCCCGTTGAATTTGCACCAGAAGACTCAACTGAGAGCTTTTTGAGTCCTGTGGTGCAAACTGAAAGGGACCGAGGGAgtaattttgtaattaattattagctAACCTCATAAAGAAAGACATCCCAGATTCGGAGGGTCAAGTGAAATGGAAAAGAGTAAGAAAACACAGTGATGAACCATTGACTGGCATACATGCTAGGATTTATCATCTCTTGAGAAAAATGCTCTCCAAGCTTGGGCGAATATTCCTTCACCAGAAGATCAAACTGGAAAAGATATTGTTGTACCAAAGGCAATCCTGACTGgacataataaaagtaatactatAAAAGGCTATAAATTCAGAGGGTAAATGAAGGAGAAACCCATCTATGCATTACATTAAGAGAATGACTTCAAGAGCATAGTGCAACAATGTAGTTTCGGTCGTGATCGTGCTAACGGTTATAGTGATACAATACGGGGGTGTCGTGGTGGTTGTACTGCCAAGTATTTTTTGAACCTGCCTAATTCGGGAATTTTTACACCTTCAAGATACATGTAATACATTTGAAAACCTCTACAACTTGACCAACATAATACCATGTGATCCTAATTTGCACTATGTTCAAGAGTCGCAAATTAGCTACAATTGTAAAAAGAGATGTTAAAAAAGATATATTTTCGAATCACACAAGGATTAGACATCTTTCTAACATGAAGAAAATTGCATCAAGAGATAAATACATTGATAATAATAAAGCATTTAGAGCCCAAGACAAACAACGAAACTACTGATGCGGACACCCCATGGTGTCACTAAGTAATCTTGCCCAAATACTATCAATTTCACAAAGCAAAACATATGATCCCAGACAAGGAGGCGTGGGTTATCATCACAATTCATAAGCACTTTAGTCTGTAACGATGACTGAGACTCAAAAAAATCTTACTCTGCGCAAAGTACAACAACATGGTTGATTCATGATTGTGAAAGGCTAAAATCACACGCTTTAGCTACTCCTGTGCCATCCCAAAAAGCTGAAAAGGTCCCCTACAAATCCTTTTATTCATCTTCAATCCATACCCTAAATTAACAGCTTATAATCTATCTAGCAAGGGAACCAGGTGGGTTCAACTTGGTCCTCTTTGGTTTACTATTTCAGATCAAACTTGTACTGACCGGGGGGAATAGAGtcaaagtcaaaagtcaaaagtccCGGCACATTTCTGTTACTTGTTGCTAGGAAGAATATTCAGTCCGAGATATCCAAGCATAGTTACGAAAATTGCAGAAGAAACTCAGTCAGACTTCAGCATCTGTTATCCTATCTCCAAAGGATCCAGTCAATCTGTCTTGATGAAAACGACACTTTATATTACATCAGCACCTCAAACAAGGGGATATCATTTGGAGGCAAATTGATCGCTCAGAAACCTTACAGCAAAAAATTGAGAAAGCACCAAAAGGACATACGACGACTGTTTCCTTAGTTCTAAAGTAGTCATTCCCTCCTTATCAATATACACAGCAGCATACAGATTTCCATAGTTTTTAGAGTACTCATTCAGTACTTAAGATTTTGTAATAATATTGTTTTGTCACTTTATTAATTTATGGTATAGAGCAGTGCGAGAGTAAGACAAAAAGGATGAGATTAGATTAAGAGAATCTAAGATTTTATTGATGGGATTAAGAGAGTGTCATTCCATTGTCAAAAATTGAAATGTAGCAAAACCAAAGAACGCCCAAAATGGAAACTGTAGCAAAATAATAAGGATAGAGGGAGTAAATTACAAGTGGTAGGTTAAATATAAAGCCCACCGTTGATTTTTCAACGGTGGCCAAACGAGATATAAAGACAACCTTAAAGAGTATTTCAAGTACTTTGTGTTTTAGTGGAATGGAGGTTTTAACCATCTGACTTAGTTACAAGATTAAGTTCGAGCATCCCAAATAAGCATGTAGTGGTCCCAATTGAAAATGATGACGGAAAAAGGCCTACATATAGATTATATGTAAAGCAAGAAACATTAATATACATTAGTTGTACACGAAAGCAGATGTTACCAGGTATAAACCTTCCATTGGGGCATGAACAGCTCCTTTAagcaatgcgaccagcaacCAAAATGCATCTTCCTCACTCATATAAAGAAGCAGTAGACCAGCTATGAATCCCATGCCCTGTATTCCACACAACAGCGAAATCATGCGCAAAGTGTAGCTGTACTCACcttaaaaaacaaatgagatATAGCAAACCTGAACATATCCAACATCTCTGTCATACACAGAATATGCTTTTAGAACATTGTACAGTGATCTCTGACCAGGACCATGCCTTTGCTGAAAGAACACATGGGATGGGAAAGTACGGGATATATCTCGAATTATGTCCAGTTCAGATGCTGAAGTCTCATATATTACCAGTtgctgcaaaaaaaaaaaaaaaaatgatacgaGCTCATTTAACAACACTATGCCATAACCCCAATTGTCAAGTGCCTCCCACCTAGGTATGGTTTATTGAGGGGTCAAATGTACATAGCTTTACCCTTATAAGAGCAAAAAGGTTGTTTCTGATTAACCCCTATAATTGTAAACTGCAacatcacataaataagaagtgctaGCTATTGATGAACAAAATAGAAGCTTAAAACCAAAGTTAACCAGCAATGCTTTACTACCCTAGAAATTGGCGATTGTTGAGTTTgaacagtgtcacatgattcgctaatcgccttgcgaatcgcgaatcaaataaagcgaattatggtcggttttaggctattaTTAAACCATTTTTTGCGAATTTAAAAGGTGAATTAACTAGTGAATTATGTTTCATTGGTTTGAACTTTGCAGCTTCAATGAGCTACAATAAAGGGTTCGATGCACATTGTCTTTGCTTTACAGTATAAAGAATCTGTTTTAAATCGACTTATGTTGCAACACACAAGGATTGTCTATGACTCGCAAAAGAAGAAAAACACAAATTTCAATGAACCAATTTAATTTAGTTCATTAAAACCTAAAAGCCAAACCCCAAAGATAGTGAATCATCGACTCCATAGGCAATAAATAATTAGAACCTAAACTCTAGGATGATTTCATCAAGCAAGAAAAATACAAGAGAAATAAGATAAAGAGAAGATTGGAAAATTTGGGAAGGAGATTACCTCATAAACTCCAGGATTCATGAGCAAGAGATCACGACTTCCAGAGATCAATTGCCAAACAAGTCCCCTTAAACAATCAGGGATTCCTTTTCTAACACGCCTTTTAACCACTTGAGGTTTCCTCCTTACATAATGTTTCCAATCGCTCCCACCAACCCCAATCATCTTTCTCCATTTTCGAACTCTTCTTTCCTCCCTGTAAAAGGCCCTCGTCTCATAAGTATAATCAATGCATTTAACATATGAAAACAAGAGAAAGAGGGAGCAATATTTAACTTAAAATACTCGGCTATATATCTACTCTACACTAAGTAAAAGAGAAAACACCCGTCttgtataagaccgtctcatagtgagactaTCTCAGTACAAGAAGCCCATAAGCTAAAGTatctattattgggctatttaatccAAGTACGAGCAATGAGACCatttcatacaagaatttgtgaagagAAAAAGGGTATTTTCATGCATCAACAATTGTAACCATGTCCAATTTATGAACATTTGacataaaaaaacaacaaatgacCAATACTTGTAATCCCTCGAGAAAGAAAAGGGTGAGGAGGATGAAACTCATGAAAGCACAAGGATAGAAAATATGTGTCAAC
This genomic interval carries:
- the LOC130802334 gene encoding uncharacterized protein LOC130802334, with the translated sequence MEKKKIDEHEPGPSSPKPVDRFGFIKADNGNSPDALKRSKSAFEYEREERRVRKWRKMIGVGGSDWKHYVRRKPQVVKRRVRKGIPDCLRGLVWQLISGSRDLLLMNPGVYEQLVIYETSASELDIIRDISRTFPSHVFFQQRHGPGQRSLYNVLKAYSVYDRDVGYVQGMGFIAGLLLLYMSEEDAFWLLVALLKGAVHAPMEGLYLSGLPLVQQYLFQFDLLVKEYSPKLGEHFSQEMINPSMYASQWFITVFSYSFPFHLTLRIWDVFLYEGMKVVFRVGLALLKSCHDDMVTLPFEKLIHALRNFPEEVMDPDTLLPLAYSIKISKRLEELKFEYEKSHGKEGQSITTRGKQKKLLERSGSRHSNRVEKQNGEVTKSVEVVLQQNFSMRRHHSHQKAEHGKLDGQTTKSDKESLQRRDGHLMSRHATS